In Paraburkholderia bryophila, a single genomic region encodes these proteins:
- the ttcA gene encoding tRNA 2-thiocytidine(32) synthetase TtcA encodes MATPDTLNQTAAAAPTKLPLTRREQKEAYENNKLFKRLARQVGEAIVDFNMIEEGDKVMVCLSGGKDSYAMLELLMRLRERAPINFDIVAVNLDQKQPGFPEHILPEYLKQLDIPFHIENQDTYSIVKRLVPEGKTTCSLCSRLRRGILYRVAGELGATKIALGHHRDDILQTLLLNMFYGGKLKGMPPKLQSDDGKNIVIRPLAYVKETDLEKYAELREFPIIPCNLCGSQPNLKRAEMKALVRDWEKRFPGRIENMFNALSNVVPSHLMDHKLFPFAGLRATGEADPQGDIAFDEEPCSTGSNDGGMLGASKSISIVQFDDL; translated from the coding sequence ATGGCCACACCCGACACGCTGAACCAGACCGCGGCCGCCGCGCCGACGAAGTTGCCGCTCACACGCCGTGAGCAGAAAGAAGCGTACGAGAACAACAAGCTGTTCAAGCGGCTCGCGCGCCAGGTCGGCGAGGCGATCGTCGATTTCAACATGATCGAGGAAGGCGACAAGGTGATGGTCTGCCTGTCGGGCGGCAAAGACAGCTACGCGATGCTCGAGCTGCTGATGCGGTTGCGCGAACGCGCGCCGATCAACTTCGACATCGTCGCGGTGAATCTCGACCAGAAGCAGCCGGGCTTTCCGGAGCACATCCTGCCCGAGTACCTGAAGCAGCTCGACATTCCGTTTCACATCGAGAACCAGGACACCTACAGCATCGTCAAGCGGCTGGTGCCGGAGGGCAAGACCACTTGCTCGCTGTGCTCGCGGCTGCGTCGCGGCATTCTGTACCGCGTCGCGGGCGAGCTCGGCGCGACCAAAATCGCGCTCGGCCACCATCGCGACGACATTCTGCAAACGCTGCTGCTGAATATGTTCTACGGCGGCAAGCTGAAGGGCATGCCGCCCAAGCTGCAATCCGACGACGGCAAGAACATCGTGATCCGGCCGCTCGCCTACGTGAAGGAAACCGATCTCGAGAAATACGCGGAGTTGCGCGAATTCCCGATCATTCCGTGCAACCTGTGCGGCAGCCAGCCGAACCTGAAGCGCGCGGAAATGAAGGCGCTGGTTCGCGATTGGGAGAAGCGTTTCCCAGGGCGCATCGAGAATATGTTCAATGCATTGTCGAACGTCGTGCCGTCGCATTTGATGGATCACAAGCTGTTCCCGTTCGCGGGCTTGCGCGCCACCGGCGAGGCCGATCCGCAAGGCGACATCGCGTTCGACGAAGAGCCGTGCTCGACCGGGTCGAATGACGGCGGGATGCTCGGTGCATCGAAGTCGATTTCGATCGTTCAATTCGACGATCTTTGA
- the glmU gene encoding bifunctional UDP-N-acetylglucosamine diphosphorylase/glucosamine-1-phosphate N-acetyltransferase GlmU produces MNIVILAAGTGKRMRSALPKVLHPLAGRPLLAHVIDTARALNPARLVVVIGHGAEAVRQAVAAPDVQFAVQEQQLGTGHAVQQALPLLDPSAPTLVLYGDVPLTRASTLRALTDRAGEGGYGVLTVTLADPSGYGRIVRDARGKVSRIVEQKDASPEQLKIAEINTGIIVAPTERLAGWLAALKNDNAQGEFYLTDAVEMAIGAGLEVVTTQPDEEWETLGVNSKQQLAELERIYQGELAEALLLAGVTLADPARLDVRGTLECGRDVSIDVNCVFEGRVTLADNVTIGPNCVIRNATIGAGTRVDAFTHIEGAEVGANVVLGPYARLRPGALLADESHVGNFVEVKNAVLGRGSKANHLTYIGDADIGARVNIGAGTITCNYDGANKSRTIIEDDVFVGSDTQLVAPVRVGRGVTIAAGTTVWKDVEAESLVLNDKTQTSKTGYVRPTKKKS; encoded by the coding sequence ATGAACATCGTTATTTTGGCGGCAGGCACCGGCAAGCGCATGCGGTCCGCGCTTCCCAAGGTGCTCCATCCGCTGGCCGGCCGGCCACTCCTCGCTCATGTCATCGACACCGCACGCGCGCTGAATCCCGCGCGTCTCGTGGTGGTGATCGGTCATGGCGCCGAAGCCGTGCGCCAGGCGGTTGCGGCGCCGGACGTTCAGTTCGCCGTGCAGGAACAACAGCTCGGCACGGGCCACGCGGTGCAGCAGGCATTGCCGCTGCTCGACCCGAGCGCGCCCACGCTGGTGCTATACGGCGACGTGCCGCTCACGCGCGCCAGCACGTTGCGCGCGCTGACCGACCGTGCGGGCGAGGGCGGCTACGGCGTGCTCACCGTCACGCTCGCGGACCCGAGCGGCTACGGCCGCATCGTGCGTGACGCGCGGGGCAAGGTATCGCGCATCGTCGAGCAGAAAGACGCATCGCCCGAGCAACTCAAGATCGCCGAAATCAACACGGGCATTATCGTGGCGCCGACCGAGCGGCTCGCCGGCTGGCTCGCCGCCTTGAAGAACGACAATGCGCAAGGCGAGTTCTATCTGACCGACGCGGTCGAAATGGCGATCGGGGCAGGCCTTGAAGTCGTGACCACGCAGCCGGACGAAGAGTGGGAAACGCTCGGCGTGAACAGCAAGCAGCAGCTTGCCGAACTTGAACGAATCTATCAGGGCGAACTGGCGGAAGCGTTGCTTTTGGCCGGCGTGACGCTGGCCGACCCGGCGCGTCTGGACGTGCGCGGCACGCTCGAATGCGGCCGCGATGTCTCGATCGACGTGAACTGCGTATTTGAAGGCCGCGTCACGCTGGCCGACAACGTCACCATCGGGCCGAACTGTGTGATCCGCAACGCGACCATCGGCGCCGGTACGCGTGTCGATGCCTTCACGCATATCGAAGGCGCCGAAGTCGGCGCGAACGTCGTGCTCGGACCGTATGCGCGGCTGCGCCCCGGTGCGTTGCTGGCTGACGAATCGCATGTCGGCAACTTCGTCGAAGTGAAGAACGCGGTGCTCGGCCGCGGCTCCAAAGCGAATCACCTCACGTATATCGGCGACGCGGACATCGGTGCGCGCGTGAATATCGGCGCGGGCACCATCACCTGCAATTACGACGGCGCGAACAAATCCCGCACTATTATCGAAGACGACGTCTTTGTCGGTTCGGACACGCAACTGGTTGCGCCGGTGCGCGTCGGGCGCGGCGTAACGATCGCGGCGGGCACCACGGTGTGGAAAGACGTCGAAGCCGAGAGTCTGGTGTTGAACGACAAGACACAAACTAGCAAGACGGGCTACGTCCGCCCGACCAAGAAGAAGAGCTGA
- the glmS gene encoding glutamine--fructose-6-phosphate transaminase (isomerizing), which yields MCGIVGAVAQRNIVPVLIEGLRRLEYRGYDSCGVAVLGADGPRRARSVARVADLDEQVRESHLEGITGIAHTRWATHGAPVTDNAHPIFSKDALALVHNGIIENYESLREMLRGKGYTFVSQTDTEVIAHLVHSLYRGDLFAAVREAVAQLHGAYAIAVLHKDQPHTVVGARQGSPLVVGLGNGENFLASDALALAGSTERFIFLEEGDVCELSLEGVRIADRDGNEAQRDVRQVAAYGGAVELGPYRHFMQKEIFEQPRAISDTIPQADSFDASLFGEGADKVFADIDSLLILACGTSYYSGLTAKYWLESIAKIPTQVEIASEYRYRESVPNPKALVVVISQSGETADTLAALKHAQSLGHKHTLAICNVGTSAMVRQTELSFLTHAGREIGVASTKAFTTQLVALFVLAATLAKLRGRVSEAQEAEYLKQLRHLPAALNSVLALEPQIIAWSEEFSRKEHALFLGRGLHYPIALEGALKLKEISYIHAEAYPAGELKHGPLALVTEAMPVVTVAPNDALLEKLKSNIQEVRARGGQLYVFADADTKIVNDEGLHVIRMPEHYGLLSPILHVVPLQLLAYHTACARGTDVDKPRNLAKSVTVE from the coding sequence ATGTGTGGCATTGTTGGCGCGGTTGCGCAACGTAACATCGTTCCCGTCCTGATCGAAGGACTGCGTCGCCTCGAGTATCGCGGCTACGACTCGTGCGGCGTGGCCGTGCTCGGCGCCGATGGTCCGCGTCGCGCTCGCAGCGTGGCGCGCGTCGCCGATCTCGACGAGCAGGTTCGCGAGAGCCATCTGGAAGGCATCACCGGTATCGCGCATACGCGCTGGGCCACGCACGGCGCGCCGGTCACGGATAACGCGCACCCGATCTTCTCGAAAGATGCGCTCGCGTTGGTACACAACGGCATCATCGAAAACTACGAATCGCTGCGGGAGATGCTGCGCGGTAAGGGTTACACGTTCGTCTCGCAGACCGACACCGAGGTTATCGCTCACCTGGTTCATAGCCTGTATCGCGGCGATCTGTTCGCTGCGGTGCGTGAAGCGGTTGCGCAGTTGCACGGCGCATATGCGATCGCGGTTCTGCACAAGGACCAGCCGCATACGGTGGTCGGCGCGCGTCAGGGCTCGCCGCTGGTGGTCGGGCTCGGCAACGGTGAGAACTTCCTCGCGTCAGATGCACTCGCGCTCGCGGGCAGCACCGAACGCTTCATCTTCCTCGAAGAAGGCGACGTGTGCGAACTGTCGCTCGAAGGCGTGCGTATCGCCGACCGCGACGGCAATGAAGCGCAGCGCGACGTGCGTCAGGTGGCGGCATACGGTGGTGCGGTCGAACTTGGGCCCTACCGTCACTTCATGCAGAAGGAAATTTTCGAGCAGCCGCGCGCGATTTCCGACACGATCCCGCAAGCGGATTCGTTCGACGCGTCGCTGTTCGGCGAAGGCGCGGACAAGGTGTTCGCGGACATCGACAGCCTGCTGATTCTTGCTTGCGGCACGAGCTACTACTCGGGGCTGACGGCAAAGTACTGGCTCGAATCGATCGCGAAGATTCCGACCCAGGTGGAAATTGCCAGCGAGTATCGCTACCGGGAGTCGGTGCCGAATCCGAAGGCGCTGGTCGTGGTGATCTCGCAGTCCGGTGAGACTGCGGACACGCTCGCGGCGCTGAAGCACGCGCAGTCGCTGGGACATAAGCACACGCTGGCCATCTGCAACGTCGGCACGAGCGCGATGGTGCGTCAGACCGAGTTGTCGTTCCTCACGCACGCCGGCCGCGAGATCGGTGTCGCGTCGACCAAGGCATTCACGACGCAGTTGGTCGCGTTGTTCGTGCTCGCCGCGACGCTGGCGAAGTTGCGCGGGCGCGTGAGCGAAGCGCAGGAAGCCGAATACCTGAAGCAGTTGCGCCACTTGCCGGCAGCGCTGAATAGCGTGCTGGCGCTGGAGCCGCAGATCATCGCGTGGTCGGAAGAGTTCTCGCGCAAGGAACATGCGTTGTTCCTCGGGCGTGGTCTGCATTACCCGATCGCGCTCGAAGGCGCGCTGAAGCTCAAGGAGATTTCGTATATTCACGCCGAGGCGTATCCGGCCGGCGAGTTGAAGCACGGGCCTTTGGCGCTCGTGACCGAGGCGATGCCGGTGGTGACGGTGGCGCCGAATGACGCGCTGCTGGAGAAGCTGAAGTCGAATATTCAGGAAGTGCGCGCGCGCGGCGGTCAGTTGTACGTGTTCGCCGACGCGGATACGAAGATCGTCAACGACGAAGGCCTGCATGTGATCCGGATGCCGGAGCACTATGGTTTGTTGTCGCCGATTCTGCACGTGGTGCCGTTGCAGTTGCTGGCGTATCACACGGCGTGTGCGCGCGGTACCGATGTGGATAAGCCGCGGAATCTGGCGAAGTCGGTGACGGTGGAGTGA
- a CDS encoding DUF6723 family protein: MSKTAFIPSVPAKSEDEFDVSATSKLAGYRRFFGVLKVVRTTDGRVLFPFDGAPELGPYATKLEAVAAAQVYGEHIVASDLARPEL; this comes from the coding sequence ATGAGCAAGACCGCCTTTATTCCCAGCGTACCCGCGAAGTCGGAAGACGAGTTCGATGTATCAGCGACGTCCAAACTGGCCGGCTACCGGCGTTTCTTCGGCGTGTTGAAAGTGGTGCGAACCACCGACGGCCGCGTGCTGTTTCCGTTCGACGGTGCGCCGGAACTGGGCCCGTATGCGACCAAGCTGGAAGCGGTCGCGGCGGCGCAGGTTTATGGCGAACATATCGTGGCTAGCGATCTGGCGCGGCCGGAGCTTTGA
- a CDS encoding glutathione S-transferase family protein — protein MTTDRTITLFHSPQCRSVSALTLLEELGAPYQLKVLNMKAGEQRKAPYLAINPLGKVPAILHGDALVTEQVAIFIYLADLFPEAGLAPALDDPRRGPYLRWLVYYAACYEPALVDKAMKREPAPLATSPYGDFDSMIGTLASQLQTSPYLLGDTLSAADILWGIALHWGMMFKLVPETPVLLAYVERICSRPSFVGVNERDVALAAEHAAAVSGG, from the coding sequence ATGACTACCGACCGCACGATCACTCTGTTCCACTCGCCGCAATGCCGCTCCGTCAGCGCGCTCACGCTGCTCGAAGAGCTCGGCGCGCCGTATCAACTGAAGGTGCTGAACATGAAGGCCGGCGAGCAGCGCAAAGCGCCGTATCTCGCCATCAATCCGCTCGGCAAAGTGCCTGCGATTCTTCACGGCGACGCGCTGGTCACCGAGCAGGTGGCCATCTTCATCTATCTCGCGGATCTTTTTCCGGAGGCGGGCCTCGCCCCGGCGCTCGACGATCCGCGCCGCGGTCCGTATCTGCGCTGGCTCGTGTATTACGCGGCGTGCTACGAACCCGCGCTGGTCGACAAGGCGATGAAGCGCGAACCGGCGCCGCTCGCCACGTCGCCCTATGGCGATTTCGATTCGATGATCGGCACGCTGGCGAGTCAGTTGCAGACGTCGCCTTATCTGCTGGGGGACACGCTGTCGGCGGCGGACATTCTGTGGGGCATCGCGTTGCACTGGGGAATGATGTTCAAGCTGGTGCCGGAAACGCCGGTGCTGCTGGCATACGTCGAGCGCATTTGCTCGCGGCCGAGTTTCGTCGGGGTGAATGAGCGGGATGTCGCGCTGGCGGCCGAACATGCGGCGGCGGTGAGCGGAGGGTGA